A single genomic interval of Tsukamurella paurometabola harbors:
- a CDS encoding SDR family oxidoreductase: MELDLRDRAFVVSGAGSGIGLATALRLLREGARVCGFARDHDRLTAAFADVHAAPDRLLLMRGDARLPEDVEAVVDAAVRAFGGVHGVVANAGTGVAAGVDAAPGVWAEQFTTKVGAAMALVHAARPHLIAARGAIVLVNGVSAHHPASELAPVGAARAALANYAATLGTDLAPDGVRVVVVNVGVIETARQRERYERSGTTSTYADWCHEEARRRSIPLQRMGRPDEVGDTIAFLLSDRSSYTTGTSIDVSGGLDGRT; the protein is encoded by the coding sequence ATGGAGCTTGACCTGCGCGACCGCGCGTTCGTCGTGTCCGGCGCGGGCAGCGGCATCGGGCTCGCCACGGCGCTCCGGCTGCTGCGCGAAGGGGCGCGGGTCTGCGGCTTCGCCCGCGACCACGATCGCCTCACGGCGGCGTTCGCCGATGTTCACGCCGCGCCGGATCGGCTGCTCCTGATGAGGGGTGATGCCCGCCTCCCCGAGGACGTCGAGGCCGTCGTCGACGCCGCAGTGCGCGCTTTCGGCGGCGTTCACGGCGTGGTCGCGAACGCGGGTACCGGTGTGGCCGCCGGCGTCGACGCCGCACCCGGGGTATGGGCGGAGCAGTTCACCACGAAGGTCGGCGCCGCGATGGCGCTCGTCCATGCCGCCCGCCCGCACCTCATCGCCGCACGCGGAGCGATCGTACTGGTGAACGGTGTGAGCGCCCACCACCCGGCGTCCGAGCTGGCGCCGGTCGGTGCCGCCCGGGCCGCCCTCGCGAACTACGCGGCGACCCTCGGCACCGATCTGGCGCCCGACGGCGTGCGCGTCGTCGTGGTCAACGTCGGCGTCATCGAGACCGCCCGGCAGCGGGAGAGGTACGAGCGGTCCGGCACCACGAGCACCTACGCCGACTGGTGCCACGAGGAGGCCCGACGGCGGTCGATTCCGCTGCAGCGCATGGGCCGCCCGGACGAGGTCGGCGACACCATCGCCTTCCTCCTCTCCGACCGCTCCTCGTACACGACCGGCACCTCCATCGATGTCTCCGGCGGCCTGGACGGGCGCACCTGA